A genomic stretch from Coffea arabica cultivar ET-39 chromosome 10c, Coffea Arabica ET-39 HiFi, whole genome shotgun sequence includes:
- the LOC113714290 gene encoding uncharacterized protein: protein MPHSSRTGGLVYDPEVEKAARKRRQETKRQKEGHLIATNESAEDEVSMANTQTLRELAAPELTHQPLCITFPTMAENTAFELKSGLIQLLPAFHGLSGEEPHKHVKEFEVLKKKFLEKFFPASRVASLRKEICDIKQYPGESLYEYWKRFNKLCTRCPQHQISEQLLIQYFYEGLQPTDRSIIDTASGGALANKTPREAWELIEAMAENSQQFGLRESNPPRRVNEVETSSLQQQISELTSVVRQLVVGNVPQVKACGICTNMGHHTDSCPILQEDGVEQVNMAGGVPAPRRQYDPYSNTYNPGWRDHPNLSYGSRPQNAFSNRPPGFQQPWQHKSQPSSSSSGSSLEEIVKSLANTTTQLVTTTTQFQHDIKAGMKDMETRMSQMATAINRLESHVYGKLPSQPEVNPRNVSAMTLRSGKEVEGSKLTISKSKSEEQIEKGIEEEWRIREEPKVPKYAKFLKDLCVNKRKLRGDERVMVGENVSAVLQRKLPPKCGDPGPLKETGIIIQLADRTCAYPDGIVEDVLVQVDGLIFPADFYVLYMDDRSAPNPSPIILGRPFLSTAQTKIDVSKGTLTMKFDGEIVHFNIFDTMKHPVNSHSVFAMYTTNLSVQEFSKFAYRGKSKVAANKSYRMKAIHERLCPGFSVAFVSPAASGQTLKISADCIWALYNGDPSSLFAFDFSKFREIPLVLFQFFGNQFNVLN from the exons atgccccATTCTTCTCGCACAGGTGGATTGGTATACGATCCTGAGGTTGAGAAGGCAGCGCGTAAGCGGAGGCAAGAGACCAAGAGGCAAAAAGAAGGGCACTTAATTGCTACAAACGAGTCAGCGGAAGACGAAGTAAGCATGGCCAACACCCAAACATTGAGGGAGCTGGCTGCCCCGGAGCTGACTCACCAGCCCTTGTGCATCACATTCCCCACTATGGCTGAGAATACTGCTTTCGAACTGAAGTCGGGGTTGATTCAGCTCCTACCTGCTTTCCATGGTCTTTCGGGCGAAGAACCCCACAAGCACGTCAAGGAGTTCGAGGTG ctgaaaaagaaattcttggaaAAATTCTTCCCTGCATCCCGAGTTGCGAGTTTGAGGAAGGAGATCTGCGACATTAAGCAATATCCCGGTGAGTCCTTGTATGAATACTGGAAAAGGTTTAACAAGTTGTGCACTAGATGCCCGCAGCATCAAATTAGTGAGCAACTGTTAATCCAATACTTCTATGAAGGGCTCCAACCAACAGATAGGAGTATCATTGATACTGCGAGTGGGGGAGCACTTGCAAACAAGACACCGAGGGAAGCGTGGGAGCTCATCGAAGCCATGGCAGAGAACTCCCAGCAATTTGGCTTACGTGAGAGCAACCCTCCCCGTAGAGTCAACGAGGTGGAGACGTCATCCCTTCAGCAGCAGATATCGGAGCTAACATCCGTTGTTCGACAATTAGTGGTGGGAAATGTGCCCCAAGTAAAGGCCTGTGGAATCTGCACAAACATGGGTCACCATACTGACTCATGCCCTATATTGCAAGAGGATGGGGTTGAGCAAGTGAACATGGCTGGAGGCGTGCCCGCGCCTCGTAGGCAATACGATCCGTATTCCAACACGTACAATCCAGGTTGGAGAGATCACCCCAATCTCAGCTATGGTAGTAGGCCACAAAATGCATTCTCCAATCGGCCTCCAGGATTTCAGCAACCGTGGCAACATAAGTCTCAACCCTCGTCCTCAAGCTCAGGGAGTTCTTTGGAAGAAATTGTCAAGAGTTTGGCCAACACTACCACTCAACTTGTCACGACCACCACTCAGTTCCAACATGACATCAAAGCAGGCATGAAAGACATGGAGACTCGCATGAGTCAAATGGCAACTGCCATTAATCGCCTAGAGTCCCACGTCTATGGAAAATTGCCATCGCAACCTGAGGTAAACCCCAGAAATGTAAGTGCCATGACATTAAGGAGTGGCAAGGAGGTGGAGGGATCTAAGTTGACGATttcaaaaagcaaaagtgaggAGCAGATAGAAAAGGGAATTGAAGAGGAATGGCGCATTCGCGAAGAGCCTAAG GTACCCAAGTACGCAAAATTCTTGAAAGACTTGTGCGTTAATAAAAGAAAACTAAGGGGTGATGAAAGAGTGatggtaggagagaatgtatcaGCTGTACTTCAAAGGAAACTCCCACCCAAATGcggagatccag GACCTTTAAAAGAAACGgggataataattcaattggctGATCGTACATGTGCTTATCCGGATGGGATAGTTGAGGATGTTTTAGTGCAAgtagatggattaatttttcctgctgatttttatgtgctttacATGGATGATAGAAGTGCCCCAAATCCATCACCTATTATATTAGGAAGACCATTTTTGAGTACTGCCCAAACTAAAATTGATGTTAGTAAGGGTACTCTCACGatgaaatttgatggagaaatagtTCACTTTAAcatttttgatacaatgaaACATCCTGTTAACTCTCATTCTGTGTTTGCTATGTATACCACTAATCTCTCTGTGCAAGAATTTTCTAAGTTTGCTTATAGGGGTAAATCCAAGGTTGCTGCGAACAAGTCCTATAGGATGAAAGCAATTCATGAG